In a genomic window of Methylovirgula sp. 4M-Z18:
- a CDS encoding carbohydrate ABC transporter permease has translation MTISIANASSPPAAPSLREKMQDALPKIVLAPSFAIVLVFVYGFILWTIYLSFTNSRTFPSYELTGGIAYQRLWNWTFESDPPSSWYTSMVNMGIFGVLYIGICMGLGLLLAILLDQKIRGEGVLRPIYLYPMALSFIVTGVAWKWFLDPGLGLEATLHSWGWTSFHFDWIKNKDRCIYTVVIAGVWQASGFVMAMFLAGLRGIDSEMMKAAEIDGASPFQLYRRIVIPILRPVFLSAFIVLAHMAIKSYDLVVALTSGGPGGSAWLPSNFMYEYTFKRNQMAIGSASAVIMLMMISAIIVPYLYSELREKGK, from the coding sequence ATGACGATATCAATAGCCAATGCCAGTTCCCCCCCAGCGGCGCCGTCGCTTCGCGAGAAAATGCAGGATGCTCTGCCAAAGATCGTTTTGGCGCCGAGTTTCGCGATCGTCCTCGTGTTCGTTTACGGATTCATTCTCTGGACGATCTATCTCTCCTTCACCAATTCGCGGACGTTCCCGAGTTATGAGTTGACCGGCGGCATCGCCTATCAGCGTTTGTGGAACTGGACCTTCGAAAGCGACCCGCCGTCGAGTTGGTACACGTCCATGGTCAATATGGGCATTTTCGGTGTGCTCTATATTGGCATCTGCATGGGGCTTGGACTTCTGCTCGCAATCCTGCTCGATCAGAAGATCCGTGGCGAAGGTGTGCTGCGGCCGATCTATCTCTATCCCATGGCCCTTTCCTTCATCGTGACGGGCGTTGCGTGGAAATGGTTCCTCGATCCGGGCCTCGGCCTTGAAGCAACCCTGCATTCTTGGGGTTGGACGAGTTTCCATTTCGACTGGATCAAGAACAAGGACCGATGCATCTATACGGTCGTCATCGCCGGCGTCTGGCAGGCCTCGGGCTTCGTGATGGCCATGTTCCTCGCAGGTCTGCGCGGCATCGACAGTGAAATGATGAAGGCCGCGGAAATCGATGGAGCTTCGCCCTTCCAACTTTATCGCCGGATCGTCATTCCGATTTTGCGGCCGGTCTTCCTGTCCGCCTTCATCGTGCTCGCCCATATGGCAATCAAATCCTACGATCTCGTCGTGGCGCTCACCTCCGGCGGACCGGGCGGTTCTGCCTGGCTCCCCTCCAATTTCATGTATGAATATACGTTCAAGCGCAATCAGATGGCGATCGGTTCCGCGAGCGCGGTCATCATGCTGATGATGATCAGCGCGATCATCGTTCCCTATCTTTATTCCGAGCTGAGGGAGAAGGGAAAATGA
- a CDS encoding ABC transporter substrate-binding protein — MTGVAAAALAFGAVTLHAADVKEVQMLHWWTSGGEAAALNVLKEDLKKEGYDWKDVPVAGGGGDAAMTALKAMVAAGNYPTASQMLGYTVLDYAEAGKMGDLTETAKAEGWDKAVPAALQKFSVYKGKWVAAPVNVHSVNWLWINKAVLDKIGGTEPKTFDDFVALLDKAKAAGVTPLALGGQNWQEATMFDSVVLSTGGPEFYKKAFNDLDETALKSDTMKKAFDNLAKLKAYVDPNFSGRDWNLATAMVIKGDALVQVMGDWAKGEFHAAKKEPGKDFVCMRFPGTDGSVIYNSDMFGMFDVPADRKAAQVALAKATLSKSFQSAFNVVKGSVPARVDVPDTDFDMCGKKGIADLKKANEGGTLFGSLAQGYGAPPAVANAYKDVVDKFFNGQIKTSDEAVKQLVQAINDAK; from the coding sequence TTGACCGGCGTTGCAGCCGCCGCCTTGGCTTTTGGGGCTGTCACCCTGCACGCGGCCGACGTGAAGGAAGTGCAGATGCTGCACTGGTGGACGTCGGGCGGTGAGGCTGCCGCCCTGAACGTGCTCAAGGAAGACCTCAAGAAAGAAGGTTACGATTGGAAGGATGTGCCCGTGGCGGGCGGCGGCGGCGACGCGGCAATGACGGCGCTGAAGGCCATGGTTGCCGCAGGCAATTACCCGACCGCATCGCAAATGCTCGGCTACACGGTTCTCGATTACGCCGAAGCCGGCAAGATGGGCGATTTGACCGAGACCGCGAAGGCGGAAGGCTGGGACAAGGCAGTTCCTGCCGCGTTGCAGAAATTCTCGGTTTACAAGGGCAAGTGGGTTGCCGCCCCGGTCAACGTGCATTCGGTGAATTGGCTGTGGATCAACAAGGCGGTCCTCGACAAGATCGGCGGCACCGAGCCCAAGACCTTTGACGATTTCGTCGCTCTGCTCGACAAGGCCAAGGCGGCCGGCGTGACGCCGCTCGCGCTCGGTGGTCAGAACTGGCAGGAAGCCACGATGTTCGACTCGGTCGTCCTGTCGACCGGCGGTCCTGAATTCTACAAAAAGGCGTTCAACGATCTCGATGAGACCGCGCTGAAGTCCGACACGATGAAGAAGGCATTCGATAATCTGGCCAAGCTCAAGGCCTATGTCGATCCGAACTTCTCGGGCCGCGACTGGAACCTTGCAACCGCGATGGTGATCAAGGGCGATGCGCTCGTGCAGGTCATGGGCGATTGGGCAAAGGGCGAATTCCACGCCGCCAAGAAGGAACCGGGCAAGGATTTCGTCTGCATGCGCTTCCCCGGCACGGATGGCAGCGTGATCTACAACTCTGACATGTTCGGTATGTTCGACGTGCCGGCTGACCGCAAGGCCGCGCAGGTTGCGCTCGCCAAGGCGACCTTGTCGAAGAGCTTCCAATCGGCGTTCAACGTGGTCAAGGGCTCGGTGCCCGCGCGCGTCGACGTGCCGGATACGGACTTCGACATGTGTGGCAAGAAGGGCATTGCCGACCTGAAGAAAGCGAACGAAGGCGGCACCTTGTTCGGCTCGCTCGCACAAGGCTATGGCGCGCCGCCAGCGGTGGCCAACGCGTATAAGGACGTCGTTGACAAGTTCTTCAACGGCCAGATCAAGACCTCGGACGAAGCTGTCAAGCAGCTCGTTCAGGCGATCAACGACGCGAAGTAG
- a CDS encoding LacI family DNA-binding transcriptional regulator encodes MNSVDHSTSEPRAGRVTIVDIARHVGVSKSTVSLVLAGSSLVHTETRAKVQQAIEDLGYVYNRGAASLRSSHSSILGMVINDLANPFFTELAIGIERACQNGDFIPFIANTGENVERQTQVMRSMREHGAAGLVICPAVHSDPREIAALTEGLPVVFAMRRLDGGRGSVVVPDNRAGALAAVRHLIALGHRRIAFLGGLPGMIVGEERIAGYRDALKEAGIAFDRSLVVEGLPNREGGRESVHTILKLKTPPTAALCFNDVVAIGAIHGLQAAGRDVGKDFAIIGFDDIDEAKHMSPALSSVAADGRGLGETAARLLMQQIKSGHYEDEIRIGDARLIVRASCGGSKQ; translated from the coding sequence TTGAATTCCGTCGATCATTCGACCTCAGAGCCGAGAGCTGGCCGCGTGACCATCGTGGACATCGCCAGGCATGTCGGCGTGTCGAAATCGACGGTTTCTTTGGTGCTCGCCGGGAGTTCGCTGGTCCATACAGAGACGCGCGCCAAGGTGCAGCAGGCGATCGAAGACCTCGGCTATGTCTACAACCGCGGAGCGGCGAGCCTGCGCTCCAGCCACTCCAGCATTCTCGGCATGGTGATCAACGATCTCGCGAACCCGTTCTTTACAGAACTCGCCATCGGGATCGAGCGCGCCTGCCAGAATGGCGACTTCATTCCCTTCATTGCGAATACAGGCGAGAATGTCGAACGGCAGACGCAGGTCATGCGTTCGATGCGTGAGCATGGCGCCGCCGGCCTGGTGATTTGCCCTGCCGTGCACAGTGACCCGCGCGAGATTGCCGCGCTCACCGAAGGCCTGCCGGTGGTGTTCGCCATGCGGCGGCTCGATGGCGGCCGCGGGTCTGTCGTCGTGCCGGACAATCGCGCCGGTGCGCTGGCAGCCGTGCGCCATTTGATCGCGCTGGGCCATCGCCGCATCGCCTTCCTTGGCGGACTGCCGGGCATGATCGTCGGCGAGGAGCGTATCGCAGGTTATCGCGACGCGTTGAAAGAGGCGGGAATTGCCTTTGACCGGTCGCTGGTGGTGGAGGGGCTGCCGAACCGCGAGGGCGGCCGCGAATCCGTCCACACAATCCTCAAGCTCAAGACGCCGCCGACCGCCGCCTTGTGCTTCAACGATGTGGTGGCGATCGGCGCCATCCATGGGCTGCAAGCCGCCGGGCGCGATGTCGGCAAGGATTTTGCCATCATCGGCTTCGACGACATCGACGAAGCCAAGCACATGTCGCCCGCGTTGAGCAGCGTGGCGGCCGACGGGCGCGGGCTTGGCGAAACGGCGGCCCGGCTGCTCATGCAGCAGATCAAATCGGGCCATTACGAAGATGAAATCCGGATCGGCGACGCACGGCTCATTGTCCGTGCCTCATGCGGCGGATCGAAACAATAG
- a CDS encoding GGDEF domain-containing protein has protein sequence MNNDFTFLLPSTLSVFGTAFLIIWRMWRIRPALFWGLAYLLWTACLLLQTVDNSLYAKKMAILIQAQFLLSVFFLMHGLQALVGEPQTALRSRLVICLGTIGLASWLMYTESAEWAVLSVRLAMRLSLTGIALAVMWRHLNQPINKLLFTVVAITTIAILLTAVKLAFTSQAADGRPIYTPFLLLGYVYSNIVAIVFALTALGVMAFDITKRYRMEALLDPLSGLANRRQFDAFHRVEWQRAAYTRQHLSLLMIDVDMFKAFNDTYGHTAGDRCIIEVAQAISSCVRRHDDLCARVGGEEFVVILPGTPASNAAIVARNICEAVRSAAIPHEYNPHGIVTVSIGVATAVPSGDYNGSLLEAADTSLYKAKINGRNRVEMAVGMVQS, from the coding sequence ATGAACAACGATTTTACATTCTTATTGCCATCGACGCTGAGCGTATTTGGGACCGCATTTCTAATCATATGGCGCATGTGGCGCATCAGGCCGGCATTGTTCTGGGGACTGGCGTACCTTCTCTGGACCGCCTGTTTACTTCTGCAAACCGTCGACAATTCGCTCTACGCCAAAAAAATGGCGATTCTGATTCAGGCACAGTTTCTGCTGTCGGTCTTCTTTCTGATGCATGGATTGCAAGCGCTCGTCGGAGAACCCCAAACCGCGCTGCGGAGCCGCTTGGTCATCTGCTTGGGTACGATCGGATTGGCGAGTTGGCTGATGTACACGGAAAGCGCGGAGTGGGCCGTTCTATCGGTCAGGCTTGCCATGCGCCTGTCCCTCACGGGGATTGCACTAGCGGTGATGTGGCGTCATTTGAACCAGCCGATCAACAAGTTATTGTTCACCGTTGTCGCGATCACAACGATCGCCATTCTGCTTACGGCCGTGAAATTGGCCTTTACATCGCAAGCGGCCGACGGACGCCCGATTTACACGCCATTTCTTCTGTTGGGATACGTCTACAGCAATATCGTTGCGATCGTCTTCGCGCTGACCGCGCTGGGGGTCATGGCATTCGACATTACCAAACGATATCGGATGGAGGCGCTGCTGGACCCCTTGTCCGGGCTGGCAAACAGGCGTCAGTTCGATGCCTTCCACCGCGTCGAATGGCAGCGGGCCGCCTACACACGTCAGCACCTCTCGCTCTTGATGATTGACGTCGACATGTTCAAAGCCTTCAACGATACCTACGGACATACCGCAGGTGATCGCTGCATTATCGAGGTTGCTCAAGCGATCAGCTCCTGCGTACGCCGGCACGACGACTTATGCGCGCGGGTGGGCGGTGAGGAGTTCGTGGTCATTTTGCCGGGAACGCCGGCGTCCAACGCGGCGATTGTTGCGCGCAATATTTGCGAAGCTGTCCGATCGGCGGCGATTCCGCACGAATATAACCCACACGGGATCGTCACGGTAAGCATTGGCGTCGCAACGGCAGTGCCTAGCGGCGACTATAATGGGTCTCTCCTAGAAGCAGCGGATACAAGCCTCTACAAAGCCAAGATCAATGGCCGCAATCGTGTCGAAATGGCTGTGGGCATGGTTCAAAGTTAG
- a CDS encoding dihydrodipicolinate synthase family protein — MSTLLLPTATGLEPYRLGPASPYARRAQGPFPRIAYAAAHVVADPRRAENPWQAAAVDWDATLAFRHHLWGLGFKIAEAMDTSQRGMGLDWPGAKELIARSLREAKTVEGADLACGAGTDQLAPQDAKDLNDVIRAYEEQMQHIEAHGGRMILMASRALCAHAKSPDDYLKVYGRLIDQARDKVILHWLGDMFDPHLTGYWGSTNVDEAMATCLDLINARRHKIDGIKISLLKQAHEETMRARLPDGVKMFTGDDFNYADLIAGDGVHHSHALLGIFDPIAPAAAAAFARLAAGDRAGYDAILAPTVPLSRKIFEAPTQFYKAGVVFLAWLNGFQTHFAMLGGMQSARGILHYADVFRLADQAGLLIEPELAAERMKAWCAVHGVA, encoded by the coding sequence GTGAGCACCTTGCTTCTCCCCACCGCCACCGGTTTGGAACCCTACCGGCTTGGTCCGGCATCTCCTTATGCGCGGCGGGCGCAAGGTCCGTTCCCGCGCATCGCCTATGCCGCCGCGCACGTGGTCGCCGATCCGCGCCGCGCGGAAAATCCGTGGCAGGCTGCGGCGGTGGATTGGGATGCGACCCTCGCCTTCCGGCATCATCTATGGGGATTGGGGTTCAAGATCGCCGAAGCGATGGACACGTCGCAGCGGGGCATGGGACTTGACTGGCCGGGCGCGAAAGAGCTGATCGCCCGCTCCTTACGCGAAGCCAAAACAGTGGAAGGCGCCGATCTTGCCTGCGGCGCCGGCACCGATCAGCTCGCGCCGCAGGACGCCAAAGATCTCAACGACGTGATCCGTGCCTACGAAGAGCAGATGCAGCACATCGAAGCGCATGGCGGCCGCATGATCCTGATGGCAAGCCGCGCGTTGTGCGCACACGCCAAAAGCCCTGACGATTATTTGAAAGTCTATGGCCGCCTGATTGATCAGGCGCGCGACAAGGTCATTCTCCATTGGCTCGGCGATATGTTCGACCCACATTTGACCGGATATTGGGGCTCGACCAATGTGGATGAGGCGATGGCGACGTGCCTCGACTTGATCAACGCCCGTCGGCACAAAATCGACGGCATCAAAATCTCGCTGCTCAAGCAGGCACATGAAGAAACCATGCGCGCCCGGCTCCCCGACGGGGTGAAAATGTTCACGGGCGACGATTTCAATTACGCTGACCTGATTGCCGGCGACGGCGTGCATCACTCGCACGCCCTGCTCGGCATTTTCGACCCGATCGCACCAGCGGCGGCCGCGGCCTTCGCCAGGCTAGCAGCGGGCGACCGGGCCGGATATGACGCGATCCTCGCACCCACCGTTCCGCTGTCGCGCAAGATCTTCGAGGCGCCGACCCAATTCTATAAAGCCGGTGTCGTCTTCCTCGCCTGGCTCAACGGTTTTCAGACTCATTTCGCCATGCTCGGCGGCATGCAATCGGCCCGCGGCATTCTGCATTACGCCGACGTGTTCCGCCTGGCCGACCAGGCAGGATTGCTGATCGAGCCTGAGCTCGCGGCGGAACGGATGAAGGCTTGGTGCGCCGTACATGGGGTGGCGTGA
- a CDS encoding aldehyde dehydrogenase family protein: MLSNLLPKSAEHYQMLIDGAFVDAADGRALERVSPAHGVLISRYARAGAAETERAIAAARQAFDKGSWPQLTGAERSKYLLKVAALIERDADHLALLDTLESGKPIAQARGELAGAVDIWLYAAALARDLSGDSYNTLGPDKLGVVVRDPIGVVSLITPWNFPFLIVSQKLPFALAAGCTCVVKPSEMTSASTLYLGKLLQEAGLPKGVINILAGTGPDVGALMTSDPRVDMVSFTGSTRVGSATMAAAAPSLKKVSMELGGKNPQIIFPDADLDAAADAVMFGAYFNAGECCNAGSRLLIHRRIAEEFVQELVRRVPHVTVGDPLDEATKVGALISADHLAKIESHVAGAVSDGSRLRVGGQRLFADRGHFLAPAIVDQVTGKSAISREELFGPVLSVLTFDETEEAITLANDCEYGLSASIWSQDFSTCIKMGRHLRAGTVWVNTFMDGASELPFGGYRKSGIGRELGRHSVADYTEEKTLHFHAGPRTARWLPDHA, encoded by the coding sequence ATGTTGTCCAATCTGTTACCGAAATCGGCCGAGCACTATCAGATGCTGATCGACGGCGCCTTCGTTGATGCGGCGGACGGCCGGGCGCTGGAGCGCGTAAGCCCGGCACATGGGGTGCTGATTAGCCGCTATGCCCGCGCTGGCGCGGCGGAAACCGAGCGCGCGATCGCCGCTGCGCGGCAAGCCTTCGACAAGGGGTCGTGGCCGCAGCTGACCGGCGCCGAGCGGTCGAAATATCTGTTGAAGGTGGCGGCCCTGATCGAGCGCGATGCGGATCATCTGGCGCTGCTCGACACGCTGGAAAGCGGCAAGCCCATCGCCCAGGCGCGCGGCGAGCTAGCAGGCGCGGTGGATATCTGGCTTTACGCCGCCGCGCTGGCCCGCGATCTTTCGGGTGACAGCTACAATACGCTCGGGCCCGACAAACTCGGCGTGGTGGTGCGCGATCCGATCGGCGTCGTCAGCCTGATCACGCCCTGGAACTTTCCGTTCCTGATCGTCAGCCAGAAGCTGCCTTTCGCCTTGGCTGCAGGCTGCACCTGTGTCGTCAAGCCAAGCGAGATGACCTCGGCCTCGACCCTTTATCTCGGTAAGCTCCTGCAGGAGGCGGGTCTGCCGAAGGGCGTCATCAACATTCTTGCCGGCACCGGCCCCGATGTCGGCGCGCTGATGACCTCCGACCCGCGGGTCGACATGGTCTCCTTTACCGGCTCGACCCGCGTCGGGTCGGCCACCATGGCGGCCGCGGCGCCGAGCCTGAAAAAGGTGAGTATGGAGCTCGGCGGCAAGAACCCGCAAATCATCTTCCCCGATGCCGATCTCGATGCGGCGGCCGATGCGGTCATGTTCGGCGCCTATTTTAACGCGGGTGAGTGCTGCAATGCCGGAAGCCGGCTCCTCATTCACCGCCGGATCGCCGAGGAATTCGTTCAGGAATTGGTGCGTCGCGTGCCGCATGTGACGGTCGGCGATCCGCTCGACGAGGCGACCAAGGTCGGCGCCTTGATCTCCGCCGATCATCTCGCGAAGATCGAAAGTCATGTCGCCGGAGCGGTTTCTGACGGCTCCCGGCTGCGCGTTGGCGGCCAGCGGCTCTTTGCCGACAGGGGGCATTTTCTGGCGCCGGCAATCGTCGACCAAGTGACTGGAAAATCGGCAATATCGCGGGAAGAACTCTTCGGCCCCGTGCTGAGCGTTTTAACATTTGACGAAACCGAAGAAGCGATTACGTTAGCCAATGATTGCGAGTACGGCTTGTCGGCAAGTATCTGGAGCCAGGACTTCAGCACCTGCATAAAGATGGGTCGTCACCTCAGGGCGGGAACGGTGTGGGTGAACACATTCATGGATGGCGCTTCCGAACTCCCGTTCGGCGGCTATCGTAAGTCGGGCATTGGCCGCGAACTCGGGCGCCACTCCGTTGCCGATTATACTGAGGAAAAGACCTTGCATTTTCACGCAGGCCCCCGCACGGCGCGGTGGCTGCCTGATCATGCTTGA
- a CDS encoding enoyl-CoA hydratase/isomerase family protein, which produces MTDTVELTIEDGLAVVILNRPAKLNALNAEMMAALGAAADAIDRDVSVRAAILTGAGEKAFCAGGDIADWGQLTPFAMGQEWVRQGHRVFDKLARLKVPLIAALNGHVLGGGLELAATADLRIGEEHATFALPETSIGIIPGWSGTQRLTRRFGAPVVKRLALFGERLDAAQALQLGLADHIVPRGESLARARAVAANLAKRGPVATVVTKQLINAAEGEEAEAAHEIIASAFISHTADLNEGVAAFRDKRTPQFKGS; this is translated from the coding sequence GTGACTGACACCGTCGAACTCACAATCGAAGACGGTCTCGCGGTCGTCATACTGAACCGTCCCGCCAAGCTCAACGCGCTCAATGCCGAGATGATGGCCGCGCTGGGGGCCGCTGCCGATGCCATCGACCGCGATGTCTCGGTGCGTGCCGCGATCCTGACCGGTGCGGGCGAGAAGGCCTTCTGCGCCGGTGGCGACATCGCCGATTGGGGCCAATTGACGCCCTTTGCCATGGGGCAGGAATGGGTGCGGCAAGGTCATCGCGTCTTCGATAAGCTCGCGCGCCTCAAGGTACCGTTGATCGCGGCGCTCAACGGCCATGTGCTGGGCGGCGGCCTCGAATTGGCGGCGACTGCGGATCTGAGGATCGGCGAGGAGCACGCCACATTCGCGTTGCCGGAAACCTCGATCGGCATCATTCCGGGCTGGTCCGGCACGCAGCGATTGACCCGCCGCTTCGGTGCACCCGTCGTCAAGCGCCTGGCCTTGTTCGGCGAACGCCTGGATGCTGCACAGGCGCTCCAGCTTGGCCTTGCCGACCACATCGTGCCGCGCGGCGAGAGTCTTGCACGGGCGAGGGCCGTCGCGGCCAATCTCGCCAAACGCGGCCCGGTCGCGACGGTCGTGACCAAACAATTGATCAATGCGGCCGAAGGCGAAGAGGCGGAGGCCGCGCATGAAATCATCGCCAGCGCTTTCATTTCACACACGGCTGATCTCAACGAAGGGGTTGCCGCGTTCCGTGACAAGCGCACGCCGCAATTCAAGGGTTCATAA
- a CDS encoding Gfo/Idh/MocA family protein, whose translation MTQVRWGLIGASTIAKEWMIGAMRDAGGSVVSVMSSDAARAKDYAVANGIAKHTSDLQALVSDPDIDAVYISTTNELHRDQHLAAAKAGKHVLCEKPLALSLDDARAMVALCHERGVVMGTNHHLRNAATHRAMREAIKASKIGKPLFARVFHAVFLPPHLQGWRIKNPSAGAGVIMDITVHDADTLRFVLDDEPTHVSAMVQKAGMGEGGIEDGVMGVMRFKSGLLAQFHDAFTTRYAGTGFEVHGSEGSLIARDCMTQQPKGEVILRNADGEQSLRLNHENLYARSLRLFHDAVAGKGQPSATGEDGVKSMAAALAAMEAAASGKEIAVAA comes from the coding sequence ATGACTCAGGTGCGGTGGGGGCTGATCGGTGCGAGCACGATCGCCAAGGAATGGATGATCGGCGCGATGCGCGATGCGGGCGGTTCCGTCGTGAGCGTGATGAGCTCGGACGCAGCGCGCGCCAAGGACTATGCTGTAGCCAACGGGATTGCCAAACATACGAGCGATTTGCAGGCGCTCGTGTCCGATCCCGATATCGACGCGGTTTATATTTCGACGACCAACGAATTGCACCGCGATCAGCACTTAGCCGCGGCGAAAGCCGGCAAACATGTGCTGTGCGAAAAGCCCTTGGCGCTCAGCCTCGATGATGCTCGCGCAATGGTGGCCCTTTGCCATGAGCGTGGTGTCGTCATGGGCACCAACCATCATTTGCGCAATGCCGCGACCCACCGCGCGATGCGCGAAGCAATCAAGGCCAGTAAGATCGGCAAGCCGCTGTTCGCACGCGTGTTCCACGCCGTGTTCCTGCCGCCGCATCTGCAAGGCTGGCGCATCAAGAATCCATCTGCCGGCGCGGGTGTGATCATGGACATTACGGTGCACGATGCCGATACGCTGCGGTTCGTGCTCGATGACGAACCGACCCATGTGAGCGCCATGGTGCAAAAGGCCGGCATGGGCGAGGGCGGAATTGAGGATGGCGTGATGGGCGTCATGCGTTTCAAATCCGGCCTTCTGGCGCAGTTCCACGACGCCTTCACCACGCGCTATGCCGGCACGGGCTTCGAGGTGCATGGTTCCGAAGGCTCGCTCATCGCGCGCGATTGCATGACGCAGCAGCCGAAGGGCGAAGTGATCTTGCGCAACGCCGATGGCGAGCAAAGCCTGCGGCTCAACCACGAAAACCTGTATGCGCGTTCGCTGCGCCTGTTTCACGATGCCGTCGCTGGCAAGGGCCAACCATCGGCCACTGGCGAGGATGGTGTGAAGTCCATGGCCGCTGCGCTCGCAGCAATGGAAGCCGCGGCGAGCGGGAAAGAAATCGCTGTCGCCGCGTGA
- a CDS encoding acyl CoA:acetate/3-ketoacid CoA transferase yields MPFPKVMTADEAAALIPDGAIVTVSSSSGLGCPDATLAAIGRRFDHSGHPREITTLHPIAAGDMWGIKGVDHIARPGLLARILGGSYPSGPSSAAPPMIWQMISENAIPAYNIPSGILFDMHREAAAKRPGVLTKIGLDTFVDPAREGCAMNAKAAAARIVEKVHFAGDDWLFFPTIVPNVAILRATTADERGNLSFEHEGGYLGPLDQALAVRNNGGIVIAQVKRLAKQGTLKPQAVLVPGILVDAIVVAPDQMQTTQTQYDPAISGEVFRPDSSFNVPEFGIQKVIARRVAQELHRGDAVNIGFGISANVPRILIEEGQHGAVTWVIEQGAVGGVPLLDFQFGCAANAEAIVPSSYQFTYFQGGGFDASLLSFLQIDRDGCVNVSKLGVRPHVTAGAGGFVDITAHAKRIVFSGFFSAGADLSVEHGGLRINREGRVKKLVQEVEHVSFSGRRAVAQGQDITYITERCVLKLTNDGIAVTEIAPGVDLQRDILAQAEFPLRVSQKPKVMAEALFKPDPIGLTLRGPRRD; encoded by the coding sequence ATGCCTTTTCCCAAAGTCATGACCGCCGACGAGGCTGCCGCTTTGATCCCCGACGGCGCAATTGTCACCGTGTCGTCGTCCTCCGGTCTCGGCTGTCCTGACGCGACCTTGGCGGCCATCGGGCGGCGGTTCGATCACAGCGGTCATCCGCGCGAGATCACGACGCTGCACCCGATCGCGGCTGGCGATATGTGGGGTATCAAGGGCGTCGATCATATCGCTAGGCCGGGCTTGCTCGCGCGCATTCTCGGCGGCTCCTATCCATCGGGGCCATCGTCCGCTGCGCCGCCGATGATCTGGCAGATGATCTCGGAAAATGCTATTCCCGCCTACAACATTCCCTCCGGCATTTTGTTCGACATGCACCGCGAGGCGGCGGCCAAACGGCCTGGCGTGCTCACGAAAATCGGCCTCGACACATTCGTCGATCCGGCGCGCGAAGGCTGTGCCATGAATGCCAAGGCGGCAGCCGCGCGTATCGTCGAGAAAGTGCATTTCGCCGGCGACGATTGGCTGTTCTTTCCGACGATCGTGCCGAATGTCGCGATCCTGCGCGCCACGACGGCGGACGAGCGCGGCAATCTGTCCTTCGAGCATGAAGGCGGTTATCTCGGTCCGCTCGATCAGGCCCTGGCCGTGCGCAACAACGGCGGCATCGTCATCGCGCAAGTCAAGCGCCTTGCCAAGCAGGGCACGCTGAAGCCGCAGGCGGTGTTGGTGCCAGGCATTCTGGTCGATGCGATTGTCGTCGCGCCGGATCAGATGCAGACGACGCAAACCCAATATGATCCGGCGATTTCGGGCGAAGTGTTTCGTCCCGACTCGTCCTTCAACGTGCCGGAATTCGGGATCCAGAAAGTCATTGCGCGGCGTGTCGCGCAGGAGCTGCATCGCGGCGACGCGGTGAATATCGGTTTCGGCATTTCCGCCAATGTGCCGCGCATTCTCATCGAGGAAGGCCAGCACGGCGCGGTCACATGGGTGATCGAACAGGGCGCGGTCGGCGGCGTGCCGCTGCTCGACTTTCAATTCGGTTGCGCCGCCAATGCCGAAGCCATCGTGCCCTCGTCCTACCAGTTCACCTACTTTCAAGGCGGCGGCTTCGACGCGTCGCTGCTGTCGTTTCTGCAAATCGACCGCGACGGCTGCGTGAACGTGTCGAAGCTTGGCGTCCGCCCGCATGTGACCGCCGGGGCGGGTGGGTTTGTCGACATCACTGCCCATGCGAAGCGCATCGTGTTCTCCGGCTTCTTCAGCGCCGGCGCGGATTTGAGCGTCGAGCATGGCGGGCTGCGCATCAATCGCGAGGGCAGAGTGAAGAAGCTCGTGCAAGAGGTCGAGCATGTATCCTTCTCCGGCCGCCGGGCCGTCGCACAGGGGCAGGACATCACCTACATCACCGAACGCTGCGTCCTGAAGCTGACGAACGACGGCATTGCGGTGACGGAGATCGCACCGGGGGTCGATTTGCAGCGTGACATTCTCGCCCAAGCCGAATTTCCGTTGCGCGTGTCGCAGAAACCCAAGGTGATGGCTGAAGCGCTGTTCAAGCCGGACCCGATCGGGCTCACCTTGCGGGGGCCGCGCCGTGACTGA